In the Nitrospirota bacterium genome, TGGGGGCTGGCGGCGCGCCAAGTCGCGGTGATCGGGGCCGCGCCAGTGGCTCAGGACGGCAACGGCTTCGAGCCGACCGTGTCCAACACGGCTTCCGCGCCCGGCCCGGCGCCCGAGGGCATGGTGTGGATTCCGGGCGGGGAGTTTTCCATGGGCGCGGCCGATCCGCTTGGGATGGACGACAACGACGTCGGGATGCACGCGACGGGAGATTCGCGGCCGATCCACCGCGTGTATGTCGATGGTTTCTGGATGGACAAGACCGAGGTCACCAACGAACAGTTCGCCAAATTTGTGAAGGCCACGGGTTACGTCACCGTGGCGGAGCGCACGCCGCGGGCGGAAGACTTTCCGGGCGCCCCGCCCGAAAATCTGGTGGCCGGTTCCGTGGTGTTCTCGCCTCCAGACCACGCTGTCCCGCTGAACAACCACTTCCAATGGTGGGCCTATGTGAACGGCGCGAACTGGCGCCACCCGCTGGGTCCTAAGAGCGACTTCAAAGGCCGCGACAAGTATCCCGTGGTGCACGTTGCGTACGAAGACGCCATGGCCTACGCCAAGTGGGCCGGCAAGCGCTTGCCCACGGAAGCCGAGTGGGAGTTCGCGGCGCGCGGTGGTCTGACCGGACAGGTCTATCCGTGGGGGAACGAGTTCAAACAAGGTGGCAAATGGATGGCGAACAGCCACCAGGGTCACTTCCCCAACCAAGACACCGGCGCGGATAAGTTCAGGGGCATCGCGCCGGTGGCACAGTTTCCACCCAATGCCTACGGCTTGTACGACGTGGGCGGGAACGTGTGGGAATGGACCAGCGACTGGTATCGCCCCGACTACTACGCGCAACTGGCCGCGGCCGGCACCATGGCTCGCAATCCGCAAGGCCCGACGTCGTCATTCGACCCCAGCGAGCCGGGTGTGCAGAAACGCGTCCATCGCGGCGGGTCGTTCCTGTGCACGGACCAATACTGCTCGCGCTACATGGTGGGCACGCGCGGCAAAGGGGAACCGACCACCGGCACGAATCATCTGGGGTTCCGCTGCGTGAAGGATGTGAAGTCGGTATCGGCGAAATCCCAGAAAGCGAGCGGATAGTCCCGGAGTTGATATGAAGCGATGGCTCAAGGAACCGCTGCTGCATTTCCTTGTTCTCGGCAGTGTGTTGTTCGCCGCCTACGCCTGGATCGATCGCGGGAGCGGCGACGTCTCCCGTGTCGTGCGCGTCACCGCCAACGAGGTTGAGTGGCTGAAGCAGACGTGGGCGCGCCAGTGGCAGCGCCAGCCCAACGAAGATGAGCTGAAGGGCCTGGTCGCCTCCTATCTCAGGGAGGAGTTGCTGGCGCGCGAGGCGCAGGAACTGGGTCTGGATGAGGACGATGTTGTCGCGGTTGAGATCATTCATGCGCGCAACGGCCGGGCCGGACTCACGGCCCGCGCGCCCTGGCTCGTAGCCTTCACCTTCGGGCTGTTGCATGGATTTGGCTTTGCCAGCGCCTTGAGTGAGATCGGCCTGCCGCAGGGGCAAATCCCGCTGGCATTGTTGTTCTTCAATCTCGGCGTGGAGGCTGGCCAATTGTTATTTATCACCGGAGTCATGGCATTGATCTGGGTGGGAAGGGATATTCTGAATAAGATCCGTGATGCAGGATACAAGATGCGTGATTCGAGATACGTGATGCGGGATATTAATCTTTCATCTCGCATCCCGGATCTCGCATCGCGGATCCCCCATCCCGCATCTCGGATCCATGTTCTCACCGCCTATGCCATCGGAAGCGTGGCGATGTTCTGGGTCTTGCAACGCGTCGCCGCTTTCTGAGTTCCGGCAAACCGCAGTAAGAATGGGAGATAAAGGCATGACAAACACCTACGCACAAAAGTTGCTCGCCGCCGCGTTCATTGGCGCGTTGGTATTCACGAGTGCACAGGCGCAACAACTGCCCACGAACGGCGTGGTCGATTCCCGGATCGGGAAGTTCGAACTCGAGAACGGCTACCCGACCGATGCGACGGTCAAGAAGCTCTACGACGACCTGGATTTTCAGCGCGCCACCCAGGCCTATCTCTGGGCGCTGCCGCTGATGGGCTCCGCGCAATGGGCGCACGAACACCGCGATAAATTTGGCGCGGGCAATCTGGACTACGTGGATTACCTGACCTTCACGGACAAGCTCGGACTGCTCACGGCCAACGCCGTGACACCTTATCTCATCGCGTTTCCCAGCATGACGGACACCGGGCCGCTGGTTGTGGAGATTCCCCCCGGTCCCACGGCGGGCGGCATCCTGGACTTCTGGCAGCGGCCACTTGCCGATACCGGCCAGCTCGGACCGGACAAGGGCGCCGGCGGGAAATTTCTCGTGCTCGGTCCGGACGATCCGGACATGAAGCCGGAAGGTTATTTCGTGGTGCGTTCGCCCACGGTCAATCTCTTCATCGGACACCGCGCCCTCGATCCTGACCGTGAAAAGGCGTTGGCGACCATGGCCGCTTATCGCATCTATCCGTACAGCCAGCGCAACAATCCACCCGCGTCCCGTCCCCATGTACGGCCCGACGGTCGCAAGTGGAGCGGCTGGCAGCCACGCGGACTGGCCTACTGGGAAGGTCTGGCGCGGATCATCGATGAGGAGCCCGTCCACGAGCGCGACCGCATGATCATGGGCATG is a window encoding:
- a CDS encoding SUMF1/EgtB/PvdO family nonheme iron enzyme translates to MSRHRRRIEKLRRERRTGRASRRWLLVAGLLVAAGLVGWGLAARQVAVIGAAPVAQDGNGFEPTVSNTASAPGPAPEGMVWIPGGEFSMGAADPLGMDDNDVGMHATGDSRPIHRVYVDGFWMDKTEVTNEQFAKFVKATGYVTVAERTPRAEDFPGAPPENLVAGSVVFSPPDHAVPLNNHFQWWAYVNGANWRHPLGPKSDFKGRDKYPVVHVAYEDAMAYAKWAGKRLPTEAEWEFAARGGLTGQVYPWGNEFKQGGKWMANSHQGHFPNQDTGADKFRGIAPVAQFPPNAYGLYDVGGNVWEWTSDWYRPDYYAQLAAAGTMARNPQGPTSSFDPSEPGVQKRVHRGGSFLCTDQYCSRYMVGTRGKGEPTTGTNHLGFRCVKDVKSVSAKSQKASG
- a CDS encoding DUF1254 domain-containing protein translates to MTNTYAQKLLAAAFIGALVFTSAQAQQLPTNGVVDSRIGKFELENGYPTDATVKKLYDDLDFQRATQAYLWALPLMGSAQWAHEHRDKFGAGNLDYVDYLTFTDKLGLLTANAVTPYLIAFPSMTDTGPLVVEIPPGPTAGGILDFWQRPLADTGQLGPDKGAGGKFLVLGPDDPDMKPEGYFVVRSPTVNLFIGHRALDPDREKALATMAAYRIYPYSQRNNPPASRPHVRPDGRKWSGWQPRGLAYWEGLARIIDEEPVHERDRMIMGMLKPLGIEKGKPFKPDARQKRILIEAAQVGEVMARGVAYAKRFEGAKVWPDKRWEISLLLKETNQETPTHTQIDERASWFYEAVAVSEGMMGRTVGFGQVYLESAKDSAGNWLDGGKSYRLRVPPNAPVKQFWSFTVYDNETRCFVDTGVAPDRSSRDDIVKNPNGSVELYFGPQAPQGKPAANWIKTIPGKGWFTYFRLYAPTQPYFDRTWVLPDIEEMK